Within the Herbaspirillum sp. RTI4 genome, the region TATTGAGAGGTGGCTCAGGTTACAGCAGTTAATCCCCTTACTGTTGCTGGACTACAAAAGAGGTGTAGAACACGTCGTTAATGCCAGGGCCTTTGGTCGCGCCGGCAAAAGGCTTGTTGAGAACATCAAGGATATCTTCGGTCAGTTTTTCTTTGCCTTCGTTCGTCAGGATGTCGGACGCTTTTTTGCTGGACAGCACCATCAGTAAACGGCTGCGTACTTGCGGCATGAATGTTTTGAGCATTTCGCTACCTTCTGCTGTAGCGACCTGGAGGGTGATTGCCACTTGCAAAAACTGGTCTCCGTTTTCCTGCTGTAAATTGACGACGAAAGGTTCGATCACGGCAAACACCGGAGCCTGACTTTCCCCTTTCTTTTCTGAGGCGTGTTCTTCCGCGCCTTCTTTCTTGTCTTTCCCTGATCCCATCATCATGAAGGCAGCAGCGCCGCCGCCGGCGAGTACAACCACCAGGCCGATGATGATGAAAAGTAATTTTTTACTCGATTTTTTCGGGGCGGCATCATCGCCTTCGCCACCCTTGGATGCTGTTT harbors:
- the fliL gene encoding flagellar basal body-associated protein FliL: MATSPKAKTASKGGEGDDAAPKKSSKKLLFIIIGLVVVLAGGGAAAFMMMGSGKDKKEGAEEHASEKKGESQAPVFAVIEPFVVNLQQENGDQFLQVAITLQVATAEGSEMLKTFMPQVRSRLLMVLSSKKASDILTNEGKEKLTEDILDVLNKPFAGATKGPGINDVFYTSFVVQQQ